The region CCGAAAGAGCATTTTTCATCTCTTGCATTCAAAATCCAACTTGATCCTCATGTCGGTAAAATTACATATACCCGCATCTACTCAGGTGTTCTGAAATCGGGTTCATATGTATACAATGTCACTACAGGTAGAAAAGAACGAGTAAGCCGTCTTCTTCTTATGCACGCAAATCAGCGCGAAGAAATCGAAGAAGCATATGCAGGAGAAATCGTCGCACTTGTCGGTCCGAAAGAAACAAAGACCGGCGACACATTGGCTGACGAAGATAATCCCGTCATTCTTGAATCTATTACATTCCCTGAACCGGTTATTTCCCTTGCTATCGAACCGAAAACAAAATCCGATCAGGAAAAACTTTCCTATGCATTGCAGAGACTCTCAGATGAGGATCCGACATTCCAGGTAAAAGTAAACCACGAAACAAATCAGACTATTATGTCAGGAATGGGAGAACTCCATTTGGAGATCCTTGTGGATCGTATGAAGCGGGAAATGGGCCTTCAGGCAAATATCGGAAGTCCTCAAGTCGCATATAAAGAAACGATCACACAACCTGCAGATGCGGAAGGGAAATATATAAAACAGACCGGAGGACACGGTCAATACGGACACTGTTTGCTGAAGCTTGAACCTCTCGGTCGCGGTGAGGGTTTTATCTTTGAAAATAATGTTAAAGGAGGAGCAATTCCGTCTGAGTTTATTCCTTCAGTTGAAAAAGGTGTCAGATCGGCTCTTGATAAAGGTGTCCTTCTCGGATTCCCGATTACTGACTTGAAAGTTTCACTCTATGACGGAAGCTATCATGATGTTGACTCATCGGATATCGCCTTCCAGATCGCAGGAACTATGGCATTGCAGGACGGTGTTGAAAAAGGAGGCGCAACCCTTCTTGAGCCTATTATGAGACTTGAAATCACAGTCCCTGATGAGTTTATGGGCACTGCAATCGGCGACGTCTCAAGCAGAAGAGGAAAAGTCCTCGGAACGGAAAAACGAAATCGTGTTACTGTCATCAAGGCCTATGCCCCTCTTGCTGAACTTTCAGGATATGCGACCGTCCTTCGATCGCTTACTGAAGGTCGGGGAGTATTCTATATGGAACCTTCTCACTATGAGGAAGTCCCGAAGAATATCATCGCCTCAATGCAGAATAAATAAGCCCTGTTTCATGCGGAAAGCTGTAGAATAAATGTATTGCCGTTTTTACGGAGGGTTTATGAAAACACTTGTCATCTCTGATACACATCTCGATCTTCCCTTTGATGAAAAGAAATTTGCATTGCTTAGCCGTATCATCAATGATGCTGACCGTGTCATTATAAACGGTGATTTTTGGGAAGGCTTTCTCCTGACGTTTGATGAATTCTATGCTTCTGAATGGAGAAACTTGTTTCCGCTTCTTAAAGAAAAACAAGCTGTTTATATTTTCGGAAATCATGATGCTCAAGAATATAATGATCCGGAAAAAATTAAAGAGTTTTCCATCATCCAAACAGACAGATATTCTTTTCGGGAAAATGAATTTGTCTTTATCTTTGAACACGGCCACAGAATACTTCCTCTTGAGAAGACCAAGCCTGATGTGACGGATCCGAAGTTTCACAAAATTGTCCGTAAGGTTGATGCTCTAGAAAGATTGTTCATTCGTTATTTCGGATCTTTTTATCAGGCACTTGTTTCAGGATTTAATACAGTTGTAAAAAAACGCATACAACATGAATTAAAGGATAATGAACTCTTTTTTTGCGGCCACACTCATATTCATGAGATAAATCATAAAAAACGTTTCTACAACACGG is a window of Candidatus Roizmanbacteria bacterium DNA encoding:
- a CDS encoding metallophosphoesterase family protein; its protein translation is MKTLVISDTHLDLPFDEKKFALLSRIINDADRVIINGDFWEGFLLTFDEFYASEWRNLFPLLKEKQAVYIFGNHDAQEYNDPEKIKEFSIIQTDRYSFRENEFVFIFEHGHRILPLEKTKPDVTDPKFHKIVRKVDALERLFIRYFGSFYQALVSGFNTVVKKRIQHELKDNELFFCGHTHIHEINHKKRFYNTGIIKHGLAQYIYIENGEIIPRKERY
- the fusA gene encoding elongation factor G translates to MAQNVVTTKNRNVPQDKIRNVGVIAHIDSGKTTTTERILFYTGRSYKIGDIDEGNTQMDWMEQERERGITIVSAATTTFWKDVRFNIIDTPGHVDFTAEVERSLRVLDGGVVVFDAEEGVQSQSETVWRQADKYKVPRITFINKMDKLGANFEGTVKEIEERLGAHPIVMVYPIGSEDTFRGVVDLMTMKALIWGKDEKGIEYDIVDEIPEEVKGKVTEYRAKMIEQIAEQDDALLEKYLAGEEPTVEEMKAALRKAVIGYKIVPIYAGTSLRNKGVQPVLDAIVDYLPSPKDLKEVHGTKPGTEEVLTRQLDPKEHFSSLAFKIQLDPHVGKITYTRIYSGVLKSGSYVYNVTTGRKERVSRLLLMHANQREEIEEAYAGEIVALVGPKETKTGDTLADEDNPVILESITFPEPVISLAIEPKTKSDQEKLSYALQRLSDEDPTFQVKVNHETNQTIMSGMGELHLEILVDRMKREMGLQANIGSPQVAYKETITQPADAEGKYIKQTGGHGQYGHCLLKLEPLGRGEGFIFENNVKGGAIPSEFIPSVEKGVRSALDKGVLLGFPITDLKVSLYDGSYHDVDSSDIAFQIAGTMALQDGVEKGGATLLEPIMRLEITVPDEFMGTAIGDVSSRRGKVLGTEKRNRVTVIKAYAPLAELSGYATVLRSLTEGRGVFYMEPSHYEEVPKNIIASMQNK